In a single window of the Pontibacter russatus genome:
- a CDS encoding class I fructose-bisphosphate aldolase, with amino-acid sequence MTYKDIVSLLGADAESLLQHESKTFPRAQLHLPGPDFVDRVFAQTNRSPQVLRNLQQLYSHGRLAGTGYISILPIDQDIEHTAGASFAPNPIYFDPENILELALEGGCNAVATTFGNLAMVSRKYAHKIPFIVKINHNELLTYPTKYNQIMFGSVEEAWNLGAVAVGATIYFGSEESSRQILEVAEAFERAHQLGMATILWCYTRNSAFKKDGTDYHVAADLTGQANHLGVTIQADIIKQKLPETNGGFTAIGFSKSDKRMYTELSTDHPVDLCRYQVANCYMGRAGLINSGGESQGDTDLQQSVRTAVINKRAGGMGLILGRRAFQRAFADGVELLNAVQDVYLASEITVA; translated from the coding sequence ATGACCTACAAAGACATTGTCTCGCTGCTTGGTGCTGATGCGGAGAGCCTGCTGCAGCACGAGAGCAAAACTTTCCCGAGGGCGCAACTGCACCTGCCCGGCCCAGACTTCGTGGACAGGGTTTTTGCGCAGACTAACAGGAGTCCGCAGGTGCTGCGCAACCTGCAGCAGCTCTACAGCCACGGCCGCCTGGCGGGTACTGGCTATATATCCATTCTGCCCATAGACCAGGACATCGAGCACACGGCGGGCGCCTCGTTTGCCCCGAACCCCATCTACTTCGATCCGGAAAATATACTGGAGCTGGCCCTGGAGGGCGGCTGCAACGCCGTGGCCACCACCTTCGGCAACCTGGCCATGGTGTCGAGAAAGTACGCGCACAAGATTCCTTTCATCGTCAAGATAAACCACAACGAGCTGCTGACCTACCCCACTAAATACAACCAGATTATGTTTGGCTCGGTGGAGGAGGCCTGGAACCTGGGCGCAGTGGCCGTGGGGGCCACCATCTACTTCGGCTCGGAGGAGTCGTCGCGGCAGATCCTGGAGGTGGCAGAGGCATTCGAGCGGGCGCACCAGCTGGGCATGGCCACTATCCTGTGGTGCTACACCCGCAACAGCGCCTTCAAAAAAGACGGCACCGATTACCATGTGGCCGCCGACCTTACCGGGCAGGCCAACCACCTGGGTGTCACCATCCAGGCCGACATCATCAAGCAGAAACTGCCCGAAACGAACGGCGGCTTCACCGCCATCGGCTTCTCCAAATCAGACAAGCGGATGTACACCGAGCTGAGCACAGACCATCCGGTTGACCTGTGCCGCTATCAGGTGGCCAACTGCTATATGGGCCGCGCGGGGCTCATCAACTCCGGCGGCGAGTCGCAGGGCGATACCGACCTGCAGCAGTCGGTGCGCACGGCGGTCATCAACAAGCGGGCGGGCGGTATGGGCCTGATTCTGGGGCGGCGGGCGTTCCAGCGGGCGTTTGCCGACGGCGTGGAGCTGCTGAACGCCGTGCAGGACGTGTACCTGGCCAGCGAGATTACAGTCGCGTAA
- a CDS encoding M28 family peptidase, with the protein MKNRLNMLTLLLCCSLFFYGCDSAEKGGAQQSQAEEQKETVQAPAFNADSAYAFVAKQVAFGPRVPNTAAHYATGEWIVQKLKEYGAEVTEQKFQAKAYDGTTLNLRNIIASFNPGAANRVLLAAHWDTRPFADKDETKKDEPIDGANDGGSGVGVLLEIARTLHEAEKKPGVGVDMVFFDGEDYGQPDNSDLPYQQDTWALGSQYWSKNKHVPNYRANYGILLDMVGAENARFAREGHSMQYARPIVSKVWKAGNSIGYSDYFKYENAPAIIDDHYYVNKLGGIRMIDIIEYNMSNPDDYFGPYHHRHSDNMDVISKNTLKAVGQTLLHVIYNE; encoded by the coding sequence ATGAAGAATAGATTGAATATGCTGACACTGCTCCTGTGCTGCTCCCTCTTCTTTTACGGGTGCGACTCGGCAGAGAAGGGCGGCGCGCAACAGTCGCAGGCAGAGGAGCAGAAGGAGACGGTGCAGGCACCCGCCTTTAACGCCGACTCGGCCTACGCCTTTGTGGCAAAACAGGTGGCTTTCGGGCCGCGCGTGCCGAACACGGCGGCTCATTACGCCACTGGAGAGTGGATAGTACAAAAGCTGAAGGAATACGGCGCGGAGGTGACAGAGCAGAAGTTTCAGGCGAAGGCCTACGACGGCACCACCCTGAACCTGCGCAACATCATCGCCTCTTTTAACCCTGGCGCCGCTAACCGGGTGCTACTGGCAGCCCATTGGGACACCCGCCCCTTCGCCGACAAAGACGAAACGAAGAAGGATGAGCCGATAGACGGGGCCAACGACGGCGGCAGCGGTGTGGGCGTGCTGCTGGAAATTGCCAGAACGCTGCACGAGGCGGAGAAAAAGCCGGGCGTGGGCGTGGATATGGTCTTCTTTGACGGAGAGGATTACGGGCAGCCGGACAACAGCGACCTGCCTTACCAGCAGGACACCTGGGCGCTGGGCTCGCAGTACTGGAGCAAGAACAAGCATGTGCCCAATTACAGGGCCAACTACGGCATACTGCTGGATATGGTGGGCGCCGAAAACGCCCGCTTTGCACGCGAGGGCCACTCCATGCAGTATGCACGCCCGATAGTGAGCAAAGTGTGGAAGGCCGGAAACAGCATCGGCTACTCCGATTACTTTAAATACGAGAATGCCCCGGCCATTATCGACGACCACTACTACGTGAACAAGCTCGGCGGCATCCGCATGATCGACATTATTGAGTATAACATGAGCAACCCGGACGATTACTTCGGGCCGTACCATCACCGCCACTCCGACAACATGGACGTAATCAGCAAAAATACGCTGAAGGCGGTGGGGCAGACGCTGCTGCATGTTATATATAACGAGTAA